The proteins below are encoded in one region of Drosophila santomea strain STO CAGO 1482 chromosome 3R, Prin_Dsan_1.1, whole genome shotgun sequence:
- the LOC120453190 gene encoding uncharacterized protein LOC120453190, which yields MWHLCLVLLGLAVVCFADTLVQLHVNRPYNDVNEKFVSFAVRPEDLYDALDGKNRKAVTNLANLLGDAHIKFVGDFYFASNAPTKLRNPTKIIWKGFNRWSRAVNWTMIIPVPYAPDEWDSMHTLKILNTSYMVGITDCIWQLGTDFGTSRAKDYVQELRTLKLMTDTFKPYVDDWRLMGADISAGSSADETKRYVDMSKDLNTAFGWAQPANMLPKSSLGSYLYDSDPALRTLQQQRVPLWLTLPEERSSQRLVGDETTDALRWAQTMGDAAAGGFDVIFKRMNLVDFERPNFSLYVTALFKKVMGSRVFPARPLNAFAPSNKLYTHCANDVSGGLAFMVVNTEEQPTTITVKSTSSLSSSEIWQYVLTGLDQRVQLNNVRLHLNTTLRPLIKPIDPTKPLQLITPSMAVSFWVLPDVNLEHCQFTEIEAGDSSGESSKEKRRSSRYSSADRLLQRLIEETAVTRGSVQSSINRNRRFVIDKEETPQTLLDRLLDHFKDDSLLKRDVGDVADKAKDQSIKPHKALAWLYHVLEQTRDMGKKRERRDTSSYSGPFFYNRQGKRTALTKKITEIRKPEKKNKPLFDFDEFDEEKFFKRIGEKSEETPTYTRLPKGDVHLKRIESVDGEVENEEEVEREVPKKRRTKSKSQLKIIQREDKEDENEQEPEQTEGRPKMRLLPTEFFEALPAPKQNMRLNLGATLNSLLFPEPFSSKATMAKGGLSQKTQSAEEPEEDVQPVPSARRRHSKLGHGANDFLQAQKELGKHFLSHINEHEHEFSLGDEGMRESSLESRNIGRKSLPQDLFGGQKATLHSKLPQKPADEGITSWWDLPAMRRRRAISNSNSLDEMPSNAIDKADRDEMMPLGRYTFYEYKVDHDAEKDASQPKEEKESKIMRISSKSSQASSKARSLTTLSESLVSTVKSKVSRFINIISNHMNEWYNTLTKHLETDAKTPRPRRQNSIEK from the exons ATGTGGCATTTGTGTTTGGTTCTTTTGGGCCTGGCGGTAGTGTGTTTTGCGGATACCCTGGTTCAGCTCCATGTGAATCGTCCTTACAACGATGTTAACGAAAAGTTTGTCAGCTTCGCCGTTCGTCCGGAGGATCTGTACGATGCCCTGGATGGTAAGAATCGCAAGGCGGTGACCAATTTGGCCAATCTGCTGGGAGATGCGCACATCAAGTTCGTGGGAGATTTTTACTTCGCCAGTAATGCGCCAACTAAGCTGCGAAATCCCACCAAGATAATTTGGAAGGGTTTTAATCGGTGGTCGCG GGCCGTAAACTGGACCATGATCATTCCGGTTCCTTATGCCCCCGATGAGTGGGACTCCATGCATACACTAAAGATCCTAAACACTTCCTATATGGTTGGCATCACGGACTGTATCTGGCAGCTGGGGACAGACTTTGGCACCTCCAGGGCCAAGGACTACGTCCAGGAACTTCGAACGCTCAAACTGATGACGGACACTTTCAAGCCCTATGTGGACGACTGGCGACTGATGGGAGCGGACATCTCAGCTGGAAGCAGTGCTGATGAAACCAAGAGATACGTTGATATGTCCAAGGATCTGAATACGGCTTTTGGATGGGCGCA ACCCGCAAACATGCTGCCCAAATCCAGTTTGGGGAGCTACTTGTACGACAGCGATCCTGCCCTGCGAACCCTTCAGCAACAGCGGGTTCCCTTGTGGCTGACCTTGCCGGAGGAGCGATCCTCGCAGAGATTGGTGGGCGACGAGACCACGGATGCCTTGCGGTGGGCACAAACTATGGGAGATGCAGCCGCCGGTGGATTCGATGTGATCTTTAAGCGGATGAACCTGGTGGACTTCGAGCGACCCAACTTCAGTCTGTATGTAACTGCTCTGTTCAAGAAGGTCATGGGATCAAGGGTGTTCCCAGCCCGACCTCTGAATGCCTTTGCTCCGAGCAACAAGCTGTATACCCATTGTGCAAATGACGTGTCCGGAGGATTGGCTTTCATGGTGGTCAATACTGAGGAACAGCCAACAACGATTACGGTGAAGAGTACCAGTAGTTTGAGCAGTAGCGAGATTTGGCAGTATGTGCTGACTGGGCTTGATCAAAGGGTCCAGCTGAATAACGTCCGTTTGCACTTGAACACCACTTTGCGGCCCTTGATCAAACCCATCGATCCGACAAAGCCACTGCAACTGATCACGCCTAGCATGGCTGTGAGTTTCTGGGTATTGCCCGATGTCAATCTGGAACATTGCCAGTTCACGGAGATCGAAGCAGGCGATTCGAGTGGGGAGTCCTCAAAGGAGAAGCGCCGATCATCCCGCTATAGCTCCGCGGATCGGTTACTCCAGCGGTTGATCGAGGAAACTGCGGTTACCCGAGGATCGGTGCAGAGTTCCATTAATCGCAATAGGAGATTTGTCATTGATAAGGAGGAAACGCCACAGACCCTTCTAGATCGACTACTGGACCACTTCAAAGATGACAGTCTGCTGAAAAGGGATGTGGGCGATGTAGCGGACAAGGCCAAAGATCAGTCGATTAAACCTCATAAAGCGTTGGCCTGGCTGTATCACGTACTCGAGCAAACCCGTGACATGGGCAAAAAGCGGGAGAGACGCGACACATCCAGCTATTCCGGGCCCTTCTTCTACAATCGCCAGGGTAAGAGGACAGCATTGACCAAGAAGATTACTGAGATCCGGAAACCGGAAAAGAAGAACAAGCCCCTTTTCGACTTTGATGAGTTCGATGAGGAGAAGTTCTTCAAGCGCATTGGAGAAAAATCTGAGGAAACTCCCACTTATACACGGCTTCCAAAGGGCGATGTCCACCTGAAGCGCATCGAGAGTGTGGATGGGGAGGTGGAAAACGAAGAGGAAGTCGAGCGGGAGGTACCAAAGAAGCGCAGGACCAAGTCGAAGAGCCAGCTGAAGATCATTCAAAGAGAGGACAAGGAGGATGAAAACGAGCAGGAACCGGAGCAAACAGAAGGACGTCCCAAGATGCGTCTTCTCCCCACGGAATTCTTTGAGGCTCTACCGGCTCCCAAGCAAAATATGCGATTAAATCTGGGAGCCACATTGAATTCACTGCTATTTCCAGAACCCTTCTCCAGCAAGGCTACCATGGCCAAGGGTGGTCTGTCCCAAAAAACCCAGTCTGCCGAAGAGCCCGAAGAAGATGTGCAACCGGTGCCAAGTGCCAGAAGACGTCACTCCAAGCTAGGTCACGGGGCCAACGATTTTTTGCAGGCCCAAAAAGAGCTCGGAAAGCATTTCCTCAGCCACATTAACGAGCACGAACACGAGTTTTCTCTAGGAGATGAGGGCATGCGGGAAAGTTCGCTGGAGTCGAGAAACATCGGTAGAAAGTCCCTCCCACAGGACCTTTTTGGCGGGCAGAAGGCCACTCTTCATTCAAAACTACCTCAGAAGCCAGCCGATGAAGGTATCACCTCCTGGTGGGACTTACCAGCTATGAGAAGGCGTCGCGCCATATCTAACTCTAATTCCCTGGATGAAATGCCCTCCAATGCCATAGACAAGGCAGATCGCGATGAGATGATGCCCCTGGGAAGGTACACCTTCTACGAGTACAAGGTGGATCACGATGCAGAGAAGGATGCCAGCCAACCCAAGGAGGAAAAGGAATCCAAGATTATGAGGATCAGCAGCAAGAGCTCGCAGGCTTCTAGTAAGGCTCGCAGTCTGACTACCCTTTCCGAAAGTCTCGTTAGCACTGTGAAGTCGAAGGTATCTCGCTTCATTAACATCATATCCAACCACATGAACGAGTGGTACAACACCTTAACCAAGCACTTGGAAACGGATGCGAAAACCCCAAGACCCCGCCGACAAAACAGCATCGAGAAGTAG